Proteins from a single region of Pyrus communis chromosome 6, drPyrComm1.1, whole genome shotgun sequence:
- the LOC137736995 gene encoding uncharacterized protein isoform X2, with product MDLLRAYSDQNDDESNEPEEHNQNPKSAPSSPDASPPRLLPAKSAAPNVDDTMLALAVAGANRSSTRPIDPTQHIVGFNPTYDQLWAPIYGPSHPYAKDGIAQGMRNHKLGFVEDASIEPFVFDEQYNTFHKYGYAADPSASAGYNYVGDFEALQKNDAVSVYNIPQHEQKKRKIEKRKELDENEGEDEDMDPEEVQNPASDVWLMKNKKSPWAGKKEGLPTELTEEQKKYAEEYAKKKGEEKGAGDKGEVVVEKTTFHGKEERDYQGRSWIAPPRDAKASNDHCYIPKRLVHTWSGHTKGVSAIRFFPKYGHLILSAGMDTKVKIWDVFNTGKCMRTYMGHSKAVRDICFSNDGSRFLTASYDKNIKYWDTETGQVISTFSTGKVPYVVKLNPDEDKQNVLLAGMSDKKIVQWDMNEGKINQEYDQHLGAVNTITFVDNNRRFVTSSDDKSLRVWEFGIPVVIKYISEPHMHSMPSISLHPNSNWLAAQSMDNQILIYSTREKFQLNKKKRFAGHVVAGYACQVNFSPDGRFVMSGDGEGRCWFWDWKTCKVFRTLKCHEGVCIGAAWHPLEQSKVATCGWDGLIKYW from the coding sequence ATGGATCTTCTCCGAGCATACTCTGATCAAAACGACGACGAATCCAACGAGCCAGAGGAGCacaaccaaaaccctaaatccgCACCGTCGTCCCCAGACGCGTCGCCGCCTCGGCTCCTCCCCGCCAAGTCCGCGGCGCCCAATGTCGACGACACTATGCTGGCCCTGGCGGTAGCCGGGGCCAACCGGTCTTCCACCCGCCCCATCGACCCGACCCAACACATCGTCGGTTTCAACCCCACGTACGACCAGCTATGGGCGCCCATCTATGGCCCATCCCACCCGTACGCCAAGGACGGCATCGCCCAGGGGATGCGCAACCACAAGCTCGGCTTCGTGGAGGACGCATCGATTGAGCCCTTCGTGTTCGACGAGCAGTACAATACTTTTCACAAGTATGGGTATGCTGCTGATCCATCGGCCTCTGCTGGGTACAATTATGTTGGAGATTTCGAGGCCTTGCAGAAGAACGACGCCGTTTCTGTGTATAACATTCCCCAGCACGAGCAGAAGAAGCGGAAGATTGAAAAGAGGAAGGAATTGGACGAGAATGAGGGTGAGGATGAAGATATGGACCCCGAGGAGGTCCAGAACCCGGCTAGTGACGTGTGGTTGATGAAGAATAAGAAGAGTCCGTGGGCGGGAAAGAAGGAGGGTCTGCCAACGGAGCTGACTGAGGAGCAGAAGAAGTATGCAGAGGAGTATGCCAAGAAGAAAGGCGAAGAGAAAGGGGCTGGCGATAAGGGTGAGGTTGTGGTTGAGAAGACTACGTTTCATGGGAAGGAAGAGAGGGATTATCAGGGTAGGTCTTGGATTGCACCGCCGAGAGATGCTAAGGCATCTAATGATCACTGTTATATTCCGAAGAGGTTGGTGCACACTTGGAGCGGGCACACGAAGGGTGTGTCTGCTATTAGGTTCTTCCCTAAGTACGGGCATTTGATTCTCTCTGCCGGGATGGATACCAAGGTGAAGATTTGGGATGTTTTCAATACCGGAAAGTGTATGAGAACTTACATGGGTCACTCTAAGGCAGTTCGGGATATTTGTTTCTCTAATGATGGGAGTAGGTTTTTGACTGCTAGTTATGATAAGAATATCAAGTACTGGGATACTGAAACTGGGCAGGTGATATCTACATTCTCAACCGGGAAGGTTCCTTATGTTGTCAAGCTGAATCCAGACGAGGATAAGCAGAATGTATTGTTGGCAGGTATGAGTGATAAGAAGATTGTTCAGTGGGATATGAATGAGGGGAAGATAAATCAAGAGTATGATCAGCATTTGGGTGCTGTGAATACGATTACATTTGTGGATAATAACCGTAGGTTTGTTACTTCCAGCGATGACAAGTCACTTCGCGTATGGGAGTTTGGGATCCCTGTGGTTATTAAGTATATTAGTGAGCCTCATATGCATTCTATGCCATCAATTTCACTGCACCCCAATTCCAATTGGCTTGCAGCACAGAGTATGGACAATCAAATTCTGATTTATAGCACTAGGGAGAAGTTTCAGCTCAATAAGAAGAAGAGGTTTGCCGGGCATGTCGTCGCCGGGTATGCTTGCCAAGTCAATTTCTCGCCAGACGGACGGTTTGTTATGTCGGGTGATGGTGAAGGTAGATGCTGGTTTTGGGATTGGAAGACATGCAAAGTCTTCAGAACTCTCAAATGTCATGAAGGGGTATGCATTGGGGCTGCATGGCATCCCTTGGAGCAAAGTAAAGTTGCAACATGTGGCTGGGATGGCTTGATTAAGTACTGGTAA
- the LOC137736995 gene encoding uncharacterized protein isoform X1 — MDLLRAYSDQNDDESNEPEEHNQNPKSAPSSPDASPPRLLPAKSAAPNVDDTMLALAVAGANRSSTRPIDPTQHIVGFNPTYDQLWAPIYGPSHPYAKDGIAQGMRNHKLGFVEDASIEPFVFDEQYNTFHKYGYAADPSASAGYNYVGDFEALQKNDAVSVYNIPQHEQKKRKIEKRKELDENEGEDEDMDPEEVQNPASDVWLMKNKKSPWAGKKEGLPTELTEEQKKYAEEYAKKKGEEKGAGDKGEVVVEKTTFHGKEERDYQGRSWIAPPRDAKASNDHCYIPKRLVHTWSGHTKGVSAIRFFPKYGHLILSAGMDTKVKIWDVFNTGKCMRTYMGHSKAVRDICFSNDGSRFLTASYDKNIKYWDTETGQVISTFSTGKVPYVVKLNPDEDKQNVLLAGMSDKKIVQWDMNEGKINQEYDQHLGAVNTITFVDNNRRFVTSSDDKSLRVWEFGIPVVIKYISEPHMHSMPSISLHPNSNWLAAQSMDNQILIYSTREKFQLNKKKRFAGHVVAGYACQVNFSPDGRFVMSGDGEGRCWFWDWKTCKVFRTLKCHEGVCIGAAWHPLEQSKVATCGWDGLIKYWD; from the exons ATGGATCTTCTCCGAGCATACTCTGATCAAAACGACGACGAATCCAACGAGCCAGAGGAGCacaaccaaaaccctaaatccgCACCGTCGTCCCCAGACGCGTCGCCGCCTCGGCTCCTCCCCGCCAAGTCCGCGGCGCCCAATGTCGACGACACTATGCTGGCCCTGGCGGTAGCCGGGGCCAACCGGTCTTCCACCCGCCCCATCGACCCGACCCAACACATCGTCGGTTTCAACCCCACGTACGACCAGCTATGGGCGCCCATCTATGGCCCATCCCACCCGTACGCCAAGGACGGCATCGCCCAGGGGATGCGCAACCACAAGCTCGGCTTCGTGGAGGACGCATCGATTGAGCCCTTCGTGTTCGACGAGCAGTACAATACTTTTCACAAGTATGGGTATGCTGCTGATCCATCGGCCTCTGCTGGGTACAATTATGTTGGAGATTTCGAGGCCTTGCAGAAGAACGACGCCGTTTCTGTGTATAACATTCCCCAGCACGAGCAGAAGAAGCGGAAGATTGAAAAGAGGAAGGAATTGGACGAGAATGAGGGTGAGGATGAAGATATGGACCCCGAGGAGGTCCAGAACCCGGCTAGTGACGTGTGGTTGATGAAGAATAAGAAGAGTCCGTGGGCGGGAAAGAAGGAGGGTCTGCCAACGGAGCTGACTGAGGAGCAGAAGAAGTATGCAGAGGAGTATGCCAAGAAGAAAGGCGAAGAGAAAGGGGCTGGCGATAAGGGTGAGGTTGTGGTTGAGAAGACTACGTTTCATGGGAAGGAAGAGAGGGATTATCAGGGTAGGTCTTGGATTGCACCGCCGAGAGATGCTAAGGCATCTAATGATCACTGTTATATTCCGAAGAGGTTGGTGCACACTTGGAGCGGGCACACGAAGGGTGTGTCTGCTATTAGGTTCTTCCCTAAGTACGGGCATTTGATTCTCTCTGCCGGGATGGATACCAAGGTGAAGATTTGGGATGTTTTCAATACCGGAAAGTGTATGAGAACTTACATGGGTCACTCTAAGGCAGTTCGGGATATTTGTTTCTCTAATGATGGGAGTAGGTTTTTGACTGCTAGTTATGATAAGAATATCAAGTACTGGGATACTGAAACTGGGCAGGTGATATCTACATTCTCAACCGGGAAGGTTCCTTATGTTGTCAAGCTGAATCCAGACGAGGATAAGCAGAATGTATTGTTGGCAGGTATGAGTGATAAGAAGATTGTTCAGTGGGATATGAATGAGGGGAAGATAAATCAAGAGTATGATCAGCATTTGGGTGCTGTGAATACGATTACATTTGTGGATAATAACCGTAGGTTTGTTACTTCCAGCGATGACAAGTCACTTCGCGTATGGGAGTTTGGGATCCCTGTGGTTATTAAGTATATTAGTGAGCCTCATATGCATTCTATGCCATCAATTTCACTGCACCCCAATTCCAATTGGCTTGCAGCACAGAGTATGGACAATCAAATTCTGATTTATAGCACTAGGGAGAAGTTTCAGCTCAATAAGAAGAAGAGGTTTGCCGGGCATGTCGTCGCCGGGTATGCTTGCCAAGTCAATTTCTCGCCAGACGGACGGTTTGTTATGTCGGGTGATGGTGAAGGTAGATGCTGGTTTTGGGATTGGAAGACATGCAAAGTCTTCAGAACTCTCAAATGTCATGAAGGGGTATGCATTGGGGCTGCATGGCATCCCTTGGAGCAAAGTAAAGTTGCAACATGTGGCTGGGATGGCTTGATTAAGTACTG GGACTAG
- the LOC137738461 gene encoding uncharacterized protein, with protein MAALAPGILLKLVDAMNTGVKPTGEYRSALLQITHIVPADLDEKSLWPTQGFYIKISDSSHSIYASLPPEHNDFVLSNKMQLGQFIYVDGLEPGSPVPVVKGAKPLPGRHPLMGTPEPLMGLREKGEKSEQMSNLKPTRRGSWGTGLNGADGVSSPMVLKPVPLDFDQCTPVKERGGRNGSMSPMIRGRVGRDGGLNSGIRSSFGGGLLAKMADSKGGESPALRKSCVTPSMSRFQRSRSVSDREPRIPISPFNSAEKKKSSTPPPRLRNARVATSLNVAGDAAQKSSNSKDTNTNSQQQPHPGYLCNENSTSLPMNLPGRLSLLGKEAVQHRETAQKIALNALREASATDTLVRSLKMFSNLCTTARADAPSACFDKFLEFHHQIVQSVNDMVSIQAATSASEMTQTTPKVKQQKDKDQDDEEFFVLHEIVQNSVNSKLNLSKRRCALYKSVAAVPERSEQKTTTFEKHLRSSTHQKPKAPSTPLGKLSLETIGENDENKKPASASLSSLSNTIRLSKQIETEAGNWFMEFIEMALETGMKKSKGTTTDKDIRKVPQSVILRLINWVEVEQCDSSKRPVHPKAAQLARKLRIKVKNP; from the exons atggcaGCTTTGGCACCAGGAATTCTACTGAAGCTAGTGGACGCAATGAACACAGGGGTCAAGCCGACGGGCGAGTACCGGAGCGCGCTTCTGCAGATCACCCACATCGTCCCGGCAGACCTTGATGAGAAGAGCCTTTGGCCCACACAGGGCTTCTACATCAAAATTTCCGATTCTTCCCACTCAATTTACGCCAGCCTTCCTCCGGAGCACAATGACTTTGTTCTCAGTAATAAAATGCAGTTGGGTCAGTTTATATATGTCGATGGATTGGAGCCTGGGTCTCCGGTGCCGGTGGTGAAGGGAGCCAAACCGCTCCCCGGCAGGCATCCTCTGATGGGTACCCCGGAGCCGTTGATGGGGCTGAGGGAGAAGGGAGAGAAAAGCGAACAAATGTCGAATTTGAAGCCTACTAGAAGGGGGTCTTGGGGAACAGGGCTTAATGGAGCTGATGGGGTTTCGTCTCCCATGGTGTTAAAGCCTGTTCCTTTGGATTTCGATCAGTGCACTCCTGTTAAAGAGCGAGGCGGGCGAAACGGGTCGATGTCTCCAATGATTAGGGGGAGAGTGGGAAGAGACGGAGGGTTGAATTCGGGGATTCGGAGTTCATTTGGTGGTGGACTTCTGGCTAAGATGGCAGATTCGAAGGGAGGCGAAAGCCCTGCGTTGAGAAAGAGCTGTGTCACGCCATCTATGTCGAGGTTTCAGAGAAGCAGAAGTGTGTCTGATCGAGAGCCAAGGATCCCAATTAGCCCCTTCAACTCAGCT gaaaaaaagaagagctcgactccaccaccgCGATTACGAAATGCAAGAGTGGCAACTTCACTCAATGTGGCTGGAGATGCAGCACAGAAATCCTCCAACTCGAAGGACACAAACACGAATTCTCAGCAGCAGCCGCACCCCGGTTACTTGTGCAACGAAAACAGCACTAGCCTCCCCATGAATTTACCAGGAAGGCTCAGCTTGCTTGGCAAA GAAGCTGTGCAGCATAGAGAGACTGCTCAGAAGATTGCCCTTAATGCACTCAGAGAGGCTTCAGCTACCGATACCCTAGTTCGATCTCTCAA GATGTTTTCAAACTTATGCACAACAGCTAGAGCAGATGCTCCATCAGCCTGCTTTGATAAATTCCTCGAATTCCATCACCAAATTGTCCAATCAGTAAACGATATGGTGTCGATACAAGCGGCTACTTCAGCTTCTGAAATGACTCAGACTACTCCAAAAGTTAAGCAGCAGAAAGATAAAGATCAAGATGATGAAGAATTTTTCGTCCTGCATGAAATTGTTCAAAACTCCGTGAACTCTAAACTAAACTTGTCGAAAAGAAGGTGCGCATTGTACAAATCAGTTGCAGCCGTTCCTGAAAGAAGCGAGCAGAAAACGACAACGTTTGAGAAGCACCTGAGAAGCTCTACTCATCAAAAGCCGAAAGCACCATCCACTCCGCTTGGAAAGCTGAGTCTTGAAACCATTGGTGAAAACGACGAAAACAAGAAGCCGGCTTCTGCTAGTTTAAGCAGCTTAAGCAACACAATCAGGTTGAGTAAGCAGATCGAAACGGAAGCTGGGAACTGGTTTATGGAGTTTATTGAGATGGCATTGGAGACGGGGATGAAGAAATCAAAAGGCACGACAACGGATAAAGATATCCGAAAAGTGCCTCAATCTGTCATTCTCAGATTGATTAATTGGGTGGAAGTAGAACAGTGTGACAGCAGCAAGCGGCCTGTTCATCCGAAAGCAGCGCAGTTGGCTCGAAAGTTGAGGATCAAAGTGAAGAATCCTTGA